One Oncorhynchus kisutch isolate 150728-3 linkage group LG11, Okis_V2, whole genome shotgun sequence genomic region harbors:
- the LOC109898835 gene encoding nuclear factor 7, brain-like: protein MTQQGPTAAMEERLSCPICFEFFQDPVSLKCQHSFCRSCLETPTRIQQKQRECPVCRGRNSIDNIQPAMSNMKLRNIVEAYLQGEEKKGSGGRAVGLVVCARHNKKLRFFCEECEELVCAVCVETERHAKHKHQPVKEEAQWRKREITSLIYNLPEKLELDIKQARVTRKCAAQYIKTQAQTTAEQIKSEFANLHQFLRVEEEARLAALKQEEGVKTGLLTERIARLASNMTSLPGRISDIQAKMKTDDISFLQMYKDLKDRAKYTMQDLEPVSGALIDVAQHLGNLRFKVWKKMQEMVQYTPVTLDVNSAHPDLLISGVLLEVSDRRSSQPVPDNAERFDSSVSVLGSEGFYSGIHSWEVEVGPKKAWTLGVAKEGVARKGNVMVSPEGGIWAMGLWNGEEYSAGTSPLGTPLVLSRKPQNVRVKLDYEKGELSFYDSSDMSLIYMFEQRFTERLFPYFSPCLNSDGTNPGVLSVCPEKVFVTVTPAH, encoded by the exons ATGACCCAGCAGGGACCTACAGCAGCTATGGAGGAAAGACTCAGCTGTCCCATCTGCTTTGAGTTCTTCCAGGACCCAGTGAGTCTGAAATGTCAACACAGCTTCTGCCGCAGCTGCCTGGAAACACCAACAAGGATTCAACAAAAGCAGCGCGAGTGCCCAGTCTGCAGGGGAAGGAATTCCATAGACAATATCCAGCCCGCAATGTCTAATATGAAACTGAGGAACATAGTGGAGGCCTACCTgcagggagaagagaagaaggggAGTGGGGGGAGAGCAGTGGGTCTTGTGGTGTGCGCCAGACATAATAAGAAGCTCAGGTTTTTCTGTGAGGAATGTGAGGAACTTGTTTGTGCAGTGTGTGTGGAGACCGAGCGGCATGCCAAGCATAAACACCAGCCAGTGAAGGAGGAAGCGCAATGGCGTAAG AGGGAAATCACTTCATTGATCTACAACCTTCCTGAAAAACTGGAACTGGACATAAAGCAAGCGAGAGTCACAAGAAAGTGTGCAGCACAATACATCAAG ACCCAGGCCCAAACCACAGCAGAACAGATCAAGAGTGAGTTTGCGAACCTCCACCAGTTCCTGAGAGTTGAGGAGGAGGCCAGACTGGCAGCTTTGAAACAGGAGGAAGGGGTGAAGACAGGGTTACTGACCGAGAGGATCGCCCGTCTTGCCAGCAACATGACCTCACTCCCAGGGAGGATCTCAGACATACAGGCCAAGATGAAGACAGATGACATCTCGTTTCTACAG ATGTACAAGGACTTGAAAGACAG GGCCAAGTATACAATGCAGGATCTAGAGCCTGTATCGGGGGCACTGATAGACGTGGCCCAACACTTGGGAAACCTGAGGTTCAAGGTCTGGAAGAAAATGCAAGAGATGGTGCAATACA CCCCTGTGACCCTGGATGTGAATTCAGCCCACCCTGATCTACTGATCTCTGGGGTCCTCCTGGAGGTGAGTGACAGACGATCGTCCCAGCCTGTGCCTGATAACGCGGAGCGATTCGACAGCTCAGTGAGCGTGCTGGGCTCTGAAGGCTTCTACTCAGGCATTCACAGTTGGGAGGTGGAGGTGGGGCCTAAGAAGGCCTGGACCCTGGGAGTGGCCAAAGAGGGTGTGGCCAGGAAGGGCAATGTGATGGTCAGCCCAGAGGGTGGGATCTGGGCGATGGGGCTGTGGAACGGGGAGGAGTATAGCGCTGGAACCTCCCCCCTGGGTACCCCTTTGGTCCTGAGTAGGAAACCCCAGAACGTCAGGGTCAAGTTGGACTATGAGAAAGGAGAGCTGTCCTTCTATGACTCCAGTGACATGTCACTCATCTATATGTTCGAACAGAGGTTCACAGAGAGACTGTTCCCCTACTTCTCTCCCTGCCTTAACTCCGATGGCACTAACCCTGGAGTACTGAGTGTCTGCCCTGAAAAGGTGTTTGTGACTGTGACACCTGCTCACTAA